GCGCGCGAAAAAGGCCTGGAATATGCGTGTCTGGCGATCGTGGCCAACTGGGCGGCCGGGTGTGGCGACGCCCTGGAGATCACCATGGCGGAGGTGTTGGCCAACGTGGATGCGGCCTCGTCCGGGCTGCCGGAGCTGATCGGCGAACTTGCACGCGGGTGATTGTCATCGGGGCATAAGCTTTGCATACTCGGCGCGTACGCACCGCCGTACACCACCCATTAATTATTGCAAAGGTCTCGCATCACCATGCCGAACGGTACCGTCAAGTGGTTCAACGACGCCAAGGGATTTGGCTTCATCTCACCGGAGGACGGCAGCGCCGATGTCTTCGCGCACTTCTCCGCGATCAACTCCAAGGGCTTCCGCAGCCTGCAGGAAGGCCAGCGCGTCAGCTATGACGTGACCCAGGGCCCCAAGGGTGCCCAGGCTTCGAACATCACGCCGATCGAGTAAGCTGACTCGATTGTGCGGTTGAAGAACCCCGCCATGGCGGGGTTTTTTTTGCGCCGGCCCAGACGGGCGGCAAGAGCAGAACAGAGTCGGGAACGATGCAACGGACATTGCGGATTGCGGTCGTGGGCTATGGAACGGCGGGTCAGGCCTTGGCGGTGCTGCTGGGCGCCGACGGCCACCAATTGGATGTCTTCGAACGCGCTACGGCGCCCGGGCCGGTGGGCGCCGGCTTCCTGTTGCAGCCCAGCGGCCTGCAGGTGCTGTGGAAGATGGGCCTGTTGTCGCAAGCCCTGGCACATGGCGCGCCGGTGCGGCGGCTCTACGGCGAAACACCCTGCGGGCGCGCG
The window above is part of the Xanthomonas campestris pv. badrii genome. Proteins encoded here:
- the cspE gene encoding transcription antiterminator/RNA stability regulator CspE, with the translated sequence MPNGTVKWFNDAKGFGFISPEDGSADVFAHFSAINSKGFRSLQEGQRVSYDVTQGPKGAQASNITPIE